A genomic region of Caenorhabditis elegans chromosome V contains the following coding sequences:
- the F26F12.5 gene encoding FIP (Fungus-Induced Protein) Related (Confirmed by transcript evidence), whose protein sequence is MTTCLHCILKMMSFVLLISFASSAVIQSRIQEITNSSPAPSLNKDSSGERVRRQYPYGVGNYGNYGMYNGMYNGMYNGMYGGYGGSPYSYAGYTGYQYPYTNGIFPLQGGYYPGSIVGSGSIWAAGGGLVGNMLSFLIG, encoded by the exons ATGACAACCTGTTTACATTGTATTCTTAAAATGATGTCATTTGTTTTACTGATATCATTTGCAAGCAGTGCAGTGATACAATCAAGGATACAA GAAATCACTAATAGTTCCCCTGCTCCATCTTTGAATAAAGATTCTTCTGGTGAAAGAGTAAGAAGGCAGTATCCATATGGAGTTGGAAACTATGGAAATTATGGAATGTATAATGGAATGTACAATGGGATGTACAATGGAATGTATGGTGGATATGGCGGATCTCCT TACTCATATGCTGGCTATACTGGCTACCAATACCCTTACACTAATGGGATATTCCCTCTTCAGGGTGGATACTATCCTGGAAGTATTGTTGGTTCTGGATCGATTTGGGCTGCCGGTGGAGGACTAGTTGGAAATATGCTCTCGTTTTTAATTGGataa
- the F26F12.4 gene encoding CX domain-containing protein (Confirmed by transcript evidence): MSSSSNSNVAQLQQMGQVAGTGPDEVFQHGTIGKFIRMELEGGFSSFVRCIYEAKRTNNNTVTLVCERDQECCEHGCCPKDQHWMAGVYVLLAFVLLVFVVGTCLMICCYQRSKNRQRKEELEAAEFRNAGGYAPSQVGGGAYSSYGGPTY; encoded by the exons ATGTCATCATCCTCAAACAGTAATGTTGCACAGCTCCAGCAAATGGGTCAAGTGGCTGGAACAGGACCAGATGAGGTTTTTCAACATGGAACTATTGGGAAATTCATCAGAATGGAATTGGAAG GAGGCTTCTCATCATTCGTTCGATGCATTTACGAAGCGAAGCGAACGAATAACAACACAGTAACACTGGTATGTGAACGAGATCAAGAGTGCTGTGAGCACGGATGCTGTCCAAAGGATCAGCATTGGATGGCTGGAGTCTACGTTCTTTTGGCGTTCGTTCTTCTGGTATTTGTGGTTGGAACGTGTCTCATGATTTGTTGTTATCAGAGATCAAAGAATCGTCAGCGAAAAGAGGAGTTAGAGGCCGCTGAATTCAGAAATGCGGGTGGATATGCTCCGTCTCAG GTGGGCGGTGGAGCCTATTCTTCGTATGGTGGGCCAACATATTAG
- the F26F12.8 gene encoding uncharacterized protein (Confirmed by transcript evidence), whose protein sequence is MLSAAIVEHAALGFAFAVLSLFVLAFAVIAVVLLTISHSCWYKCDAEGDPLMEDYNTLFTEATVETGEPIETVVGYTPKHADIV, encoded by the exons ATGTTATCAGCAGCAATTGTGGAGCACGCAGCTCTTGGCTTTGCATTCGCCGTCCTCTCGCTATTCGTTCTTGCATTTGCAGTCATCGCAGTGGTTTTGCTCACAATTTCACATTCATGTTGGTATAAATGTG ATGCAGAAGGAGATCCATTGATGGAAGACTACAACACATTATTCACAGAAGCAACTGTTGAGACGGGCGAGCCAATTGAGACGGTTGTTGGATACACGCCAAAGCATGCTGATATTGTGTGA